The following proteins are co-located in the Cupriavidus pauculus genome:
- a CDS encoding aspartyl/asparaginyl beta-hydroxylase domain-containing protein, with amino-acid sequence MNHGSFLIRDNFFSPEELEPIRQLCLQLDKQKSNVHEAGRYKDLQWHKVDLVAEEHPFLGKIYDFLGAKRDGLCVFYYLSPGAMLHPHRDLTGASSNARIRFHVPVITNDNVFFEVSRKRVRMLPGQLWSLDTSYLHSVENRSDQTRVHIVIECDIDENVMRHLPPKTVASRIHDLHFFSILGWAFAKAMVINSWKNPSYFVNQLRMIAKFVGWRFLGQSRKDI; translated from the coding sequence ATGAATCACGGGTCGTTTCTTATCCGCGACAATTTCTTCTCGCCCGAGGAATTGGAGCCCATCAGGCAGCTTTGCCTGCAGCTCGACAAGCAGAAAAGCAATGTGCATGAAGCCGGCCGCTACAAGGACTTGCAGTGGCACAAGGTGGATCTGGTAGCCGAGGAGCATCCGTTTCTTGGCAAGATCTACGATTTCCTTGGCGCCAAGCGGGACGGCTTGTGCGTGTTCTATTACCTGTCGCCGGGTGCAATGCTGCATCCGCACCGCGACCTCACGGGTGCGTCGTCGAACGCGCGGATCCGCTTTCACGTGCCCGTGATCACCAACGACAACGTGTTCTTCGAGGTCTCGCGCAAGCGTGTCAGGATGCTGCCGGGCCAACTGTGGTCGCTCGACACGTCGTACCTGCACAGCGTGGAAAATCGCAGCGACCAAACGCGCGTCCATATCGTGATCGAGTGCGATATCGACGAGAACGTGATGCGGCATCTGCCGCCGAAGACCGTCGCCTCGCGCATCCACGACCTGCATTTCTTCTCGATCCTGGGCTGGGCGTTCGCCAAGGCCATGGTGATCAATTCGTGGAAGAACCCGAGCTACTTCGTCAACCAGCTTCGCATGATCGCCAAGTTCGTGGGCTGGCGGTTTTTGGGTCAGAGCCGCAAGGACATCTGA
- the wbjC gene encoding UDP-2-acetamido-2,6-beta-L-arabino-hexul-4-ose reductase: protein MRVLITGADGFVGKNLRLVLAERKDVEVSVFTRADDPATLPARVGAVDFVFHLAGVNRPKDPAEFVSGNAGLTQALADALRQEAVANQRRVPVIYTSSTQAELGNAYGASKRDAEQVLFDLKESHQVPVHVFRLPNVFGKWCKPNYNSAVATFCHNIARDLPIQVNDPAAPVTLVYVDDVVQRFVQLMDGADAQVDARGFATVTPQYSTTVGELADSIRAFRESRNTLMTDRVGTGLMRALYATYVSYLPVESFAYPVPQYGDARGVFVEMLKTPDCGQFSYFTAHAGITRGGHYHHTKTEKFLVIKGQARFKFRHMQTGETHELVTSGDKAEIVETVPGWTHDITNIGQDEMVVMLWANEVFDRARPDTFACPL, encoded by the coding sequence ATGCGAGTCCTGATCACTGGCGCCGACGGCTTCGTCGGCAAGAACCTCCGGCTCGTCCTGGCCGAGCGCAAAGATGTCGAGGTCAGTGTCTTCACGCGCGCGGACGATCCGGCCACGCTGCCGGCGCGGGTGGGCGCGGTCGATTTCGTGTTTCACCTGGCGGGCGTGAACCGTCCCAAGGACCCGGCGGAGTTTGTGTCGGGTAACGCGGGCCTGACCCAGGCGCTTGCCGATGCGCTGCGGCAGGAAGCCGTGGCCAATCAGCGGCGCGTGCCCGTCATCTACACGTCGTCCACGCAGGCCGAGCTTGGCAATGCCTACGGCGCGAGCAAGCGCGACGCCGAGCAGGTCCTGTTCGACCTGAAGGAAAGCCACCAGGTGCCGGTGCATGTGTTCCGCCTGCCCAACGTGTTCGGCAAGTGGTGCAAGCCGAACTACAACTCGGCGGTGGCTACGTTCTGCCACAACATCGCCCGTGATCTGCCGATCCAGGTCAACGACCCCGCGGCGCCGGTGACGCTGGTGTATGTCGACGACGTCGTGCAGCGGTTCGTGCAACTGATGGACGGCGCAGATGCCCAGGTCGACGCCCGCGGCTTTGCCACGGTGACGCCCCAGTACTCCACCACGGTAGGCGAACTCGCCGACAGCATCCGGGCGTTCCGCGAAAGCCGCAACACGCTGATGACCGATCGTGTCGGCACCGGGCTGATGCGCGCGCTCTACGCGACCTACGTGAGCTATCTGCCGGTGGAGTCGTTTGCCTATCCCGTACCTCAGTATGGCGATGCGCGCGGCGTGTTCGTCGAAATGCTGAAGACGCCCGACTGCGGGCAGTTCTCGTATTTCACGGCCCATGCCGGCATCACCCGTGGCGGCCACTACCACCACACCAAGACCGAGAAATTCCTCGTCATCAAGGGCCAGGCCCGTTTCAAGTTCCGCCACATGCAGACCGGCGAGACCCACGAGCTGGTGACCAGTGGCGACAAGGCCGAGATCGTCGAGACCGTGCCCGGCTGGACGCACGACATCACGAACATCGGGCAAGACGAAATGGTGGTCATGCTGTGGGCGAACGAAGTGTTCGATCGGGCTCGCCCGGACACCTTCGCCTGCCCGCTGTGA
- the wecB gene encoding non-hydrolyzing UDP-N-acetylglucosamine 2-epimerase, with translation MKKLKVMTVVGTRPEIIRLSRVLARLDEYCDHVLVHTGQNYDYELNQIFFDDLGIRKPDHFLNAAGGNAAETIGKIIIAMDEVLGREKPEALLVLGDTNSCLSVIPAKRRKIPIFHMEAGNRCFDLRVPEETNRRIVDHTADINLTYSSIAREYLLREGLPPDMVIKTGSPMAEVLAHYRPGIMASDVLTRLGLQEHQYFVVSAHREENIDSDANFGKLVQSLNAVAEHYNLPVIVSTHPRTQKRVDAMGARFHGNVRLLKPLGFTDYNKLQVSARAVLSDSGTINEESSIMNFPALNLREAHERPEGMEEAAVMMVGLEVDRVMQGLAILEDQPRGEQRLLRQVADYSMPNVSDKVLRIIQSYTDYVNRIVWKKY, from the coding sequence ATGAAGAAACTCAAAGTCATGACCGTGGTCGGCACCCGACCCGAGATCATTCGCCTGTCCCGTGTCCTGGCGCGCCTGGACGAGTACTGCGACCACGTGCTGGTCCACACCGGCCAGAACTACGATTACGAGCTGAACCAGATCTTCTTCGACGATCTCGGCATCCGCAAGCCGGACCACTTCCTGAACGCGGCCGGTGGCAACGCGGCGGAAACCATCGGCAAGATCATCATTGCGATGGACGAGGTGCTGGGCCGCGAGAAGCCCGAGGCGCTGCTGGTGCTGGGCGACACGAATAGCTGCCTGTCCGTGATTCCGGCCAAGCGCCGCAAGATCCCCATCTTCCACATGGAAGCCGGCAATCGATGCTTCGACTTGCGCGTTCCGGAAGAAACCAACCGGCGGATCGTCGACCATACGGCCGACATCAACCTGACCTACAGCTCGATCGCGCGCGAATACCTGCTGCGCGAAGGCTTGCCGCCCGACATGGTGATCAAGACCGGCAGCCCGATGGCCGAGGTGCTGGCGCATTACCGCCCGGGCATCATGGCCTCCGACGTGCTGACGCGCTTGGGCCTGCAGGAACACCAGTATTTCGTCGTGAGCGCGCACCGCGAGGAGAACATCGACTCGGACGCCAACTTTGGCAAGCTGGTGCAGTCGCTGAACGCTGTCGCCGAGCACTACAACCTGCCGGTCATCGTGTCCACCCATCCGCGCACCCAGAAGCGCGTGGATGCCATGGGCGCGCGCTTCCACGGCAACGTCAGGCTGCTGAAGCCGCTCGGGTTCACGGATTACAACAAGCTTCAGGTGAGCGCCCGCGCCGTCCTGTCCGACAGCGGCACGATCAACGAGGAATCGTCGATCATGAATTTCCCGGCGCTGAACCTGCGCGAGGCGCACGAGCGCCCCGAAGGCATGGAAGAGGCCGCGGTGATGATGGTGGGCCTGGAAGTGGACCGCGTCATGCAGGGTCTTGCGATCCTCGAAGACCAGCCGCGCGGCGAGCAGCGCCTGCTGCGCCAGGTTGCGGACTACAGCATGCCGAACGTCTCGGACAAGGTGCTTCGCATCATCCAGAGCTATACCGACTACGTGAACCGTATCGTCTGGAAGAAGTATTGA
- a CDS encoding polysaccharide biosynthesis protein, which produces MFLGKTLLITGGTGSFGNAVLRRFLNSDIGEIRIFSRDEKKQDDMRKRYADPKLKFYIGDVRDISSVAAAMRGVDYVFHAAALKQVPSCEFHPMQAVRTNVLGTENVLEAAVNAGVKRVVCLSTDKAVYPINAMGISKAMMEKVMVAASRNLEGTGTVICGTRYGNVMASRGSVIPLFVDQVLAGRPITITDPTMTRFMMTLADAVDLVLYAFEHGNNGDIFVQKAPAATVEVLAKAILDLMKKPEHTVNVIGTRHGEKLYEALLSREEMACAEDMGEYFRVPPDGRDLNYEKFFEKGEQRITQSLHGEDYNSHNTTRLDVEGMKTLLLKLDFMQRIARGEHAVAEE; this is translated from the coding sequence ATGTTTCTCGGAAAGACTTTGTTGATCACGGGCGGAACCGGCTCGTTCGGTAACGCAGTGCTGCGCCGTTTCCTGAATTCGGACATCGGCGAAATCCGCATCTTCAGCCGCGATGAAAAGAAGCAGGACGACATGCGCAAGCGCTATGCCGATCCGAAGCTCAAGTTCTACATTGGCGATGTGCGCGACATCAGCAGCGTTGCCGCTGCGATGCGCGGCGTCGACTACGTATTTCATGCCGCCGCACTGAAGCAGGTGCCGTCCTGCGAGTTCCACCCGATGCAGGCGGTACGTACCAACGTGCTCGGCACGGAAAACGTGCTTGAAGCGGCCGTGAATGCCGGCGTCAAGCGCGTGGTATGCCTGAGCACCGACAAGGCCGTGTACCCCATCAACGCCATGGGCATCAGCAAGGCGATGATGGAAAAGGTCATGGTGGCGGCCAGCCGCAATCTGGAAGGCACTGGCACCGTCATCTGCGGCACGCGCTATGGCAACGTCATGGCGTCCCGCGGTTCGGTCATTCCGCTGTTCGTGGACCAGGTGCTGGCCGGTCGTCCGATCACCATCACCGATCCGACGATGACCCGCTTCATGATGACGCTGGCCGATGCAGTGGATCTGGTGCTCTACGCGTTCGAGCACGGCAACAACGGCGACATCTTCGTCCAGAAGGCGCCGGCCGCCACCGTGGAAGTGCTGGCCAAGGCCATCCTCGATCTGATGAAGAAGCCCGAGCACACCGTCAATGTCATCGGCACGCGTCACGGCGAAAAGCTGTACGAAGCGCTGCTCAGCCGCGAGGAGATGGCGTGCGCCGAGGACATGGGCGAATACTTCCGGGTCCCGCCCGATGGCCGCGACCTGAACTACGAGAAGTTCTTCGAGAAGGGCGAGCAGCGCATTACGCAAAGCCTACATGGCGAGGACTACAACTCCCACAATACGACGCGTCTGGACGTGGAAGGCATGAAGACGCTTCTGCTCAAGCTGGACTTCATGCAGCGCATTGCGCGTGGCGAGCACGCCGTCGCGGAGGAGTGA
- a CDS encoding glycosyltransferase family 4 protein, with protein sequence MAPRVLLLTQWFDPEPTFKGLVFARELVRQGFEVDVLTGFPNYPGGRLYPGYRMRWRQRELIDGVRVTRVPLYPSHDNSAIHRVLNYVSFAAAALLHGLSARPCDVVYAYHPPLTVGIAASILRLVRRTPVVYDIQDMWPDTLRATGMIGNPRVLDIVGKVCAWVYRRVDHIVVLSPGFKQLLVERGVPASKIDIICNWADEASLAQPSGVLPQGFPGPERFRIVYAGNMGRAQALDVVLDAAALLKTRGAPVSFVLVGGGLDAERLSKLAIERGLDNVTFLPPVPMREVGTLLNAADALLVHLRRDPLFRITIPSKTQAYMTQGKPLLMAVDGDAADLVQAADCGVVAESEDAASLADAAERLAAMPPAERDAMGSRAQAYYRQHLSLEVGTSRFGDIFRKLARDPSA encoded by the coding sequence ATGGCGCCTCGCGTTCTTCTCCTGACACAGTGGTTCGATCCGGAACCCACCTTCAAGGGACTCGTCTTCGCGCGCGAACTCGTGCGGCAGGGTTTCGAGGTGGATGTGCTGACCGGGTTCCCGAACTACCCCGGGGGCCGGCTGTACCCCGGGTATCGCATGCGATGGCGCCAGCGGGAACTGATCGACGGTGTGCGGGTGACCCGCGTTCCGTTGTACCCCAGTCACGACAACTCCGCGATCCATCGCGTGCTGAACTATGTCAGCTTCGCGGCGGCCGCACTGTTGCACGGGTTGTCCGCCCGGCCGTGTGACGTGGTCTATGCCTATCATCCACCGCTGACGGTCGGCATCGCCGCGTCGATCCTGCGGCTCGTCCGCCGTACACCGGTGGTCTACGATATCCAGGACATGTGGCCCGACACGCTGCGCGCCACCGGCATGATCGGCAATCCGCGGGTGCTCGATATCGTGGGCAAGGTCTGCGCGTGGGTTTACCGGCGCGTCGACCACATCGTCGTGCTGTCGCCGGGCTTCAAGCAGCTTCTGGTGGAACGCGGCGTCCCGGCGAGCAAGATCGACATCATTTGCAACTGGGCTGACGAGGCGTCGCTGGCACAGCCGTCGGGGGTCTTGCCGCAGGGTTTCCCCGGGCCGGAACGCTTCCGTATCGTCTACGCGGGCAACATGGGCCGGGCGCAGGCGCTGGACGTCGTGCTGGATGCCGCCGCGCTGCTGAAGACGCGCGGCGCGCCGGTGAGCTTTGTCCTGGTTGGCGGAGGCCTCGACGCGGAGCGGCTATCGAAACTGGCCATCGAAAGAGGGCTCGATAACGTGACATTCCTGCCGCCGGTGCCGATGCGGGAAGTCGGGACGCTGCTCAATGCGGCGGACGCCTTGCTGGTGCATTTACGTCGTGATCCGCTGTTCCGGATCACGATCCCGTCCAAGACGCAGGCCTACATGACGCAGGGGAAGCCCCTGCTGATGGCGGTCGACGGCGATGCCGCCGACCTGGTGCAGGCGGCGGATTGTGGCGTGGTCGCGGAATCGGAAGATGCCGCGTCGCTGGCGGATGCCGCGGAGCGCCTGGCGGCAATGCCGCCCGCGGAGCGGGACGCCATGGGCAGCCGTGCCCAGGCGTATTATCGTCAACACCTTAGTCTGGAAGTCGGCACGTCCCGGTTCGGGGATATTTTCAGGAAGCTGGCACGGGATCCCTCGGCATGA
- a CDS encoding DegT/DnrJ/EryC1/StrS family aminotransferase, producing the protein MLNTPFSQWPSFTAEEAEAVQRVLLSNKVNYWTGTECREFEKEFAEWTGTRRALSLANGTLALDVALKALDIGPGDEVVVTPRTFIASISCVVNAGATPVFADVAPDSGNLSAETIAGVLTPRTRAVICVHLGGWPCDMDPIMALAAKHGFKVIEDCAQAHGARYRGRAVGSIGHIGAWSFCQDKIMTTGGEGGMVTTDDEALWRTMWSFKDHGKSYEAVYERQHPPGFRWLHESFGTNWRMLEMQAVIGRIQLRRMRDWTARRTANAEAIWAACRPFASIRVPEVPQGVEHAHYKCYVYVKPEHLAAGWTRDGIAEAINAAGVPCYQGSCSEVYLEKAFDNTGWRPAERLPVARELGETSLMFLVHPTLTSAEIEKTCAVIANVLEQATR; encoded by the coding sequence ATGCTGAATACCCCGTTTTCCCAATGGCCCAGCTTTACCGCGGAAGAGGCCGAAGCCGTCCAGCGCGTACTGCTGTCCAACAAGGTCAATTACTGGACCGGCACCGAGTGCCGCGAGTTCGAGAAGGAATTCGCTGAGTGGACCGGCACGCGCCGCGCACTGTCGCTGGCGAACGGCACGCTGGCTCTCGATGTCGCGCTCAAGGCGCTCGATATCGGGCCCGGTGATGAAGTCGTCGTCACCCCGCGCACGTTCATCGCCAGCATTTCCTGCGTGGTGAACGCCGGCGCGACGCCCGTGTTCGCCGACGTCGCGCCCGATAGCGGCAACCTGTCGGCAGAGACGATCGCCGGGGTGCTCACGCCGCGCACGCGCGCGGTCATCTGCGTCCATCTGGGCGGCTGGCCCTGCGACATGGACCCGATCATGGCGCTTGCGGCCAAGCACGGGTTCAAGGTGATCGAAGACTGCGCGCAGGCCCATGGCGCCCGCTATCGCGGCCGAGCGGTCGGATCGATCGGCCACATCGGCGCGTGGAGCTTCTGCCAGGACAAGATCATGACCACGGGCGGCGAAGGTGGCATGGTGACCACCGACGACGAGGCCCTGTGGCGGACGATGTGGTCCTTCAAGGACCACGGCAAGAGCTACGAGGCGGTGTACGAGCGCCAGCATCCGCCCGGCTTCCGGTGGCTGCACGAGAGCTTCGGCACGAACTGGCGCATGCTGGAGATGCAGGCGGTCATCGGCCGGATCCAGTTGCGGCGCATGCGCGACTGGACGGCTCGCCGTACCGCCAATGCCGAAGCCATCTGGGCTGCCTGCCGCCCGTTCGCGTCGATTCGCGTGCCCGAGGTGCCGCAGGGCGTGGAGCACGCGCACTACAAGTGCTACGTCTACGTGAAGCCCGAGCACCTTGCGGCCGGCTGGACGCGCGACGGTATCGCCGAAGCCATCAACGCCGCCGGCGTGCCGTGCTACCAGGGCTCCTGCTCGGAGGTGTACCTGGAGAAGGCCTTCGACAACACGGGCTGGCGTCCGGCCGAGCGGCTGCCGGTGGCTCGGGAACTGGGCGAGACGAGCCTGATGTTCCTGGTGCATCCGACGCTGACCAGCGCCGAAATCGAGAAGACCTGCGCGGTGATCGCCAACGTACTGGAACAGGCCACCCGGTGA
- a CDS encoding sugar transferase: MKRFFDVCVAFSALVVLAIPLCCLAVLVRIKLGSPVLFAQTRPGKDGKPFRMVKFRTMTDARGSDGKLLPDADRLTPFGRLLRSTSLDELPELWNVLKGDMSLVGPRPLLMEYLPLYSAEQARRHEVRPGVTGWAQVNGRNALSWEEKFALDVWYVDHWSFWLDIRILWLTVRKVLVREGVSAAGEATMSRFTGSKH; the protein is encoded by the coding sequence ATGAAGCGCTTTTTCGATGTTTGCGTCGCCTTTTCGGCGCTTGTGGTGCTGGCCATCCCCTTGTGCTGCCTGGCGGTGCTGGTGCGTATCAAGCTCGGCAGCCCGGTCCTGTTCGCCCAGACGAGGCCGGGCAAGGACGGCAAGCCGTTCCGGATGGTCAAGTTCCGCACGATGACCGACGCCCGGGGCAGCGATGGTAAATTGCTGCCCGATGCCGACCGGCTGACGCCATTTGGCCGCCTGCTGCGCTCCACCAGCCTCGACGAGCTGCCGGAGCTGTGGAACGTGCTCAAGGGCGACATGAGCCTGGTGGGCCCGCGTCCGCTGCTGATGGAGTACTTGCCGCTGTACTCGGCGGAGCAGGCACGACGCCACGAAGTGCGGCCGGGCGTGACCGGCTGGGCCCAGGTCAACGGGCGCAACGCGCTGAGTTGGGAAGAGAAGTTTGCGCTGGACGTCTGGTACGTCGATCACTGGTCGTTCTGGCTGGACATCAGGATCCTGTGGCTGACGGTACGCAAGGTGCTGGTCCGAGAGGGCGTCAGCGCAGCGGGAGAAGCCACGATGTCCCGGTTCACCGGTTCGAAACATTAA
- a CDS encoding polysaccharide biosynthesis protein, which produces MIALLLGLPRPAKRCVVVAVDLVLSVASVWLAFYLRIDQTGLPVLQQKYVYLLAPILAFPLFVRFGLYRAIFRYTGMAALATTAKAVGIYGVLFFAALLLGKWDGVPRSVGLIQPILFLLLVGASRALARIWLAGNIARSRQWEGRLLIYGAGDAGVQTASALALGCQFALLGFVDDDPAKIGRTINGLDIIGPGEVQDAVESMGVTDILLAVPSLGRTRRNEIIARLRELPVHVRTLPGMADLAAGRVTIRDFQELDVEDLLGRAPVPPDQALLARNLADKCVLVTGAGGSIGSELCRQIVLEKPRRILLVEHNEFGLYTIHSELEALCRENNLAVDIIPLLASVSKLGRLREICQKYRPATVYHAAAYKHVPLVECNPSEGVLNNIFGTLNMARAALESEVEYFVLISTDKAVRPTNVMGATKRMAELVLQAMAGTQTLDFEPLDNRPCVVSRTRTVFAMVRFGNVLGSSGSVVPLFRRQLQDGGPLTVTHEEVTRYFMTIPEAAQLVLQAGAMAHGGEVFVLDMGQPVRIMDLARRMVQLSGLTVRDESNPAGDIEIKVTGLRPGEKLYEELLIGDNPEPTAHERIMKAREEYVEWESFVRVLASMRLAAEQSNDAVLRGIFGEYVQGYGQRELACGDTTLA; this is translated from the coding sequence CTGATCGCTCTCTTGTTGGGATTGCCGCGTCCTGCAAAGCGATGCGTGGTGGTGGCCGTCGACCTGGTCCTGTCTGTCGCATCGGTCTGGCTGGCGTTCTATCTGCGGATAGATCAGACCGGCCTGCCCGTGCTGCAGCAGAAGTATGTCTATCTGCTTGCACCGATCCTGGCGTTCCCGTTGTTTGTCCGCTTTGGCCTCTACCGGGCCATTTTCCGCTACACGGGCATGGCGGCCCTGGCAACGACGGCCAAGGCGGTGGGCATCTACGGCGTGTTGTTCTTCGCGGCGCTGCTGCTCGGCAAATGGGACGGCGTGCCGCGAAGCGTGGGCCTGATCCAGCCCATCCTCTTCCTGCTGCTGGTCGGTGCCAGCCGCGCGCTGGCGCGTATCTGGCTGGCCGGCAATATCGCGCGCAGCCGCCAGTGGGAAGGGCGGCTCCTGATCTACGGTGCCGGCGATGCGGGCGTGCAGACCGCGTCAGCCCTTGCGCTGGGGTGCCAGTTTGCACTGCTCGGGTTTGTCGACGACGATCCCGCGAAGATCGGCCGCACCATCAATGGCCTCGACATCATCGGTCCGGGCGAGGTGCAGGACGCGGTGGAGAGCATGGGTGTGACCGACATCTTGCTTGCCGTTCCCTCGCTGGGCCGTACCCGGCGTAACGAGATCATCGCCAGGCTGCGCGAACTGCCGGTGCACGTGCGCACGCTGCCCGGCATGGCGGATCTGGCGGCTGGCCGGGTCACCATCCGCGACTTCCAGGAACTCGACGTCGAGGATCTGCTAGGCCGCGCCCCGGTGCCACCGGACCAGGCGCTGCTGGCCAGGAACCTGGCTGACAAGTGCGTGCTGGTCACCGGCGCAGGCGGCAGCATCGGCAGCGAACTGTGCCGGCAGATCGTGCTGGAAAAGCCGCGCCGGATCTTGCTGGTCGAACATAACGAGTTCGGCCTGTACACGATCCATAGCGAACTCGAGGCGCTGTGCAGGGAAAACAATCTCGCCGTCGACATCATTCCGCTGCTGGCGAGCGTGTCGAAGCTGGGCCGCCTGCGCGAGATCTGCCAGAAATACCGCCCGGCGACGGTCTATCACGCTGCCGCGTACAAGCATGTGCCGCTGGTGGAGTGCAATCCGTCCGAAGGCGTGCTGAACAACATCTTCGGCACGCTCAACATGGCGCGCGCCGCGCTGGAGAGCGAAGTCGAATACTTCGTCCTGATCTCGACCGACAAGGCCGTTCGCCCGACCAACGTCATGGGCGCGACCAAGCGCATGGCGGAGCTGGTGCTCCAGGCGATGGCCGGTACGCAGACGCTGGATTTCGAGCCGCTCGATAACCGTCCCTGCGTGGTGTCGCGCACGCGGACCGTCTTCGCCATGGTCCGTTTCGGCAACGTGCTGGGCAGCAGCGGCAGCGTCGTGCCGCTGTTCCGCCGCCAGTTGCAGGATGGCGGACCGCTGACCGTCACGCATGAGGAAGTGACGCGCTACTTCATGACGATTCCCGAGGCGGCTCAACTGGTGCTGCAGGCAGGCGCCATGGCCCACGGCGGCGAAGTGTTCGTGCTCGACATGGGCCAGCCGGTTCGGATCATGGATCTGGCCCGGCGCATGGTCCAGTTGTCCGGCCTGACGGTGCGCGACGAGTCGAATCCGGCCGGCGATATCGAGATCAAGGTCACCGGCCTGCGGCCCGGCGAAAAGCTCTATGAAGAGCTGTTGATTGGCGACAATCCCGAGCCGACTGCGCACGAGCGCATCATGAAGGCGCGCGAGGAATACGTGGAGTGGGAGTCGTTCGTCAGGGTGTTGGCGTCGATGCGCCTTGCCGCCGAACAGAGCAACGATGCAGTGCTGAGAGGTATTTTTGGCGAGTATGTTCAGGGCTACGGCCAGCGGGAGCTGGCTTGCGGCGATACCACGCTGGCCTGA
- a CDS encoding acetyltransferase: protein MKRFAIFGASGFGREVMPVLREQLERTESEPWDLVFVDDNPGAESLNGHRVLTYAQWLAEPASYRGISLAIANSAVREKLAARCVQDGVAFVEPRAANVVTMDDVTVGEGAILCAFVMLTSNVRIGRQFHANIYSYVAHDCVVGDYVTLAPGVKCNGNVVIEDHAYIGTGAILKQGKPGEPLVIGRGAVVGMGAVVTKNVPPGVTVVGNPAKPLERRTN from the coding sequence ATGAAGAGATTTGCGATTTTTGGAGCCAGCGGGTTCGGCCGTGAAGTCATGCCGGTGCTTCGTGAACAGCTGGAGCGCACCGAGTCGGAACCGTGGGACCTCGTGTTCGTCGATGACAACCCCGGCGCCGAAAGCCTGAATGGCCATCGTGTGCTGACCTACGCGCAGTGGCTGGCCGAGCCGGCGAGCTATCGTGGCATCAGCCTGGCCATCGCGAACAGTGCGGTCCGCGAGAAGCTGGCGGCGCGATGCGTGCAGGACGGCGTGGCGTTCGTCGAGCCGCGCGCCGCCAACGTGGTGACGATGGACGACGTGACCGTGGGCGAGGGCGCCATCCTGTGCGCGTTCGTGATGCTGACCAGCAACGTGCGCATCGGTCGCCAGTTCCACGCAAATATCTATAGCTATGTGGCCCACGACTGCGTGGTCGGGGACTATGTCACGCTTGCACCGGGCGTGAAATGCAATGGAAATGTCGTGATCGAGGATCACGCGTACATTGGCACCGGCGCCATCCTCAAGCAGGGCAAGCCGGGAGAGCCCCTTGTCATCGGTCGTGGCGCGGTGGTCGGCATGGGCGCGGTGGTGACGAAGAACGTACCTCCTGGTGTGACGGTGGTGGGCAATCCTGCCAAACCGCTCGAACGCCGTACGAATTAA